Genomic segment of Strix uralensis isolate ZFMK-TIS-50842 chromosome 14, bStrUra1, whole genome shotgun sequence:
ctGACCTTGCAGGAGCTCGCTGGGGTGGTACGGCGGTGGCTGGTAGCCCAGGGGACCACCGGGTGATGGAATGGTGCTCCTCGGTGGTGCCAGCACCGCAGTGATTTGGGGGGCCAGTGGCCGTCGGCGCGGCACAACCGTGGCTTCACCGTGGTGACGCGCGGCCGCCTCCGCTCAGCCTCAGCAGGAGCAATGCTGCCCTACCAGAGGGAgagcccggccctgccccgctgcccagTGCGGGGAGGAAGGGTGGTGCACGGGCCCCAATTCACCTACTGCCCCAGCCCCCAAGGTAGGtgcccccagcctcctcttcctcgccccgccgggctcagctctgcttctggccagACCCTGCCCCAGGCAGTGCCTGGCTCTCCTCTGCCGCAGCAGGGGTCCCTGTGAGGACCGGGCTGTAACACAcgtgtcccctctccccagctctgcaccGGCTGCCGGGTGCCCACACCTGCCCCTTCACCGTCGGTGCGGTGCCTTGCCCTGACCATGGCTTCCCCTGCCCTGGCTCCCCGGGGCGCCTGGCCGAGGGCAGGGAGCGGTATGAGCTGGATGTGCTGCCCTGGCAGGGACCCCGGCTGGGCTTGGATGAGCTGCAGAAGCCAGGTGAGTCCCCCGGGAGGTGGTCATACAGCACCCTGGTTGGGGAGTACCCCCAGAGACCTGCCACAGGCACTCAGGAGGGCCTCAGGGCGCCAGGAGAGCCCCAACTTTGTCCCTGGGATTGGTGGCAattcctccctgctgctccatgGTGCCAGTCCTCGTGCTGGCACCTCAGCCAGATCTCCAGCATAGCAGGCTGCCTGCCAGCGGGGGAGACCCCCAGCAACCCGGGGTGCCGGGGGCAGAGCCGAGGGGCGAGGGGGGTGGTTGGCACAAGGTGATCCAGggtgggaggagatggaggggaccCGGGGAGTGGTGACATGGCTGGGGACAAGAGCCCCACCCCGCACTGGAGGATGGCACAGGGCTGCGGGAGTCCGGCAAGCCGGGGCCGTGCCACAGCCGGCGTTTAACGCTCTCTCTTGTCTTGCACAGAGCTGGGGTGCTGGGCCAGGGTCCAGTCCATCTGTGTCTCCCTTCTCAAGGTGCCCCTGATGTTCGGGTTCCTGTATCTCTTCGTGTGCTCCCTGGACGTGCTCAGCTCTGCCTTCCAGCTGGCCGGAGGTAGGGTGGCAGGGGCACCTGGGCAGCTGGTGGCACCCACCGTGCCAGCACCCTGCCGCTCACACTCTCTTGCAGGCAAGGTGGCTGGAGACATCTTCAAGGACAACGCCATCCTCTCCAACCCGGTGGCTGGGCTGGTGGTGGGCATCCTGGTGACTGTGCTGGTGCAGagctcctccacctccacctccatcATCGTCAGCATGGTCTCCTCGGGGCGTGAGTGTGCCTGCGGGGCTCCTGGGGACCTGAGGCTGGGGGTAAAGTGGCTGGATGGGGTCACCCTGAGCTGGGCCATGCAGGGCTAGCAGGTCTCTCTGTCCCCAGTGCTGGAGGTGCGCTCTGCCATCCCCATCATCATGGGCTCCAACATCGGCACCTCCGTCACCAACACCATCGTGGCCCTCATGCAGGCTGGCGACCGCAGTGAGTTCAAACGGTGAGAGCTGGTCAGGGCAGCAGGGActcagggggctgggggctgctccccagGGTCTACCCCATGCCGATGGGCTCTTCCACACAGGGCCTTTGCTGGTGCCACAGTGCACGACTGCTTCAACTGGCTGTCGGtgctggtcctgctgcctctggaGGTGGTGAGTGGGTACCTGCACCATGTCACCCGCCTGGTCGTGGCCACCTTCAACATCCGCAGCGGCAAGGATGCCCCCGACCTGCTGAAGATCATCACAGAGCCCTTCACCAAGCTCATCATCCAGGTCTCCTCAGCCGTGCTGTCCCCAGGCTGGTGGTGGTCCCCCAGCATTGGTGTCCCCCATGCTAGTAGTGATGTCCCCAGCACTGGTGTCCCTTTGATGATGGTCATGCCCAAGTGTCTCTAGGCTGGCAGTGGTGTCCCCAGGCTGGTGGTGGTTGCTCAGCATTGCTGTCCCAATGCTGATGGTGATGTCCCCAGCACTGGTGTCCTTTTGATGGTGGTTGTATCCAAGCATCCCCAGGCTGGCagtggtgtccccatcccagtgAAGATGTCCCCAAGCTGTGGGTGCTGTCAGCCCCCAAGCGCCCTCTCTAATGTGTGTGCTGTTGCAGCTGGACAAGTCAGTGATCACGGGCATTGCAACGGGGGATGAGAGCCTGCGCAACCGAAGCCTCATCCGCGTCTGGTGTGGCCCCGCACCCCCACAGGTGAGAGGCCCATGGCCCTGCTGGGGCCACCAAACAATCCCACAGAGGGTGGGtggtgggcaggggctggcttAGGATGCTGTGGAGTTGGCTGCAGCCCACCCTCTCCCTACAGACAGCCACTGTGGGGCTTGGGCCCCCCCTGAACTGCACAGTTCCCAGCCACTGCAGCACTAAGGGCATTGAGAGCCTCCACAATGTCACCAGGCAGAAGTGTGAGTGGGTGTGAGGGgcttgggcagggctgggggacatgGGGCATGGGGCTGGTGAGGtgcaggtggggctggggggctgtaTGTGGAATGGAGAGGTGCTGGGCATGGGGCTGGAGTCATGatgtggggcagggctgggagatgTTGGGCTGGGGTCCAGATGTGGGGCTGTTGGGGAGTGGGGCAGGTTTGTGAGTGGGGCTGGGCCGGCCCCAGCCCCTTGCCCAGCCATGCTGTGGGGCAGGCGAGCACCTCTTCACCAACACACCACTGCCTGACCTGGCcgtggggctggtgctgctggccgGGTCCCTCGTCGTGCTCTGCACCTGCCTCATCCTCCTGGTCAAACTCCTCAACTCCCTGCTTAAGGGCCAGGTGGCCAAAGCCATCCAGAAGGTCATCAACACTGGTGAGTGGGACAGGGATTGCTGTGGGGTGGGTGGGatgggaccctgcctgccccatggCCACccaaccccatccccatcctcaccTGCCATCCTCAGACACATCCCTGGCTGCCCCtaacccccatccctgcctgacCCCCAtaccccctgcctgcccctgatTCCCACTCTGTTTATTGCTGTCATGGCCTCCTGGTGTCCACATCCCCTTTCCCCAGCCATCATGGCCACCAGCCACCAGGCTGGCCCCATACCCCCAGCCTGACCCCATACCCACAGcctggccccacagccccctccccagcaccacgTAGGAGCgccaggctgctcccagctgaTGTGTCCATGCCCGTGTCCATGCCCATGTCCGTGCTTGTGTCCATGCCATGGCAGACCTCCCGCACCCGCTCAGCTGGCTCACCGGGTACTTTGCCATGGTGGTGGGTGCTGGGATGACCTTCGTGGTGCAGAGCAGTTCTGTGTTCACCTCGGCCATCACACCCCTGATCGGTGAGTCCCAGCCATGCCTGGTCCCCTGCCGTGTGCTGGTCCCCCCATGATGGCCTGTGGGTGCTAGGGTGcttggaggggtgggaggagcCATCCCTCCTTGGAAGAGTGTGGGGATGGTGCTGGTGAGGAGGGACAGGATGGGGTGCCTCTCCCGCAGGCCTGGGGGTGATCAGCATCGAGCGTGCCTACCCACTGACCCTGGGCTCCAACATCggcaccaccaccaccgccaTCCTGGCCGCCCTGGCCAGCCCGGGGGACAAGCTGGCCAGCTCCTTCCAGGTACGGGCAACCCGGGGCCAGCGCTGGGCTGATGGGGGGGCACCAGgcaaggcaggggtgggggaagcCCCATGTGCCTGGCCCGACGGGGATGCCATCCCTGCAGATTGCCCTCTGCCACTTCTTCTTCAACATCTCCGGCATCCTGCTGTGGTACCCGCTGCCCTTCACCCGCCTGCCCATCCGCATGGCCAAGGCGCTGGGCGAGCGCACGGCCAAGTACCGCTGGTTTGCTGTGCTGTACCTCATCGtctgcttcctcctgctgccctccctcATCTTTGGCATCTCCATGGCGGGCTGGCGGGCACTGGTGGGGGTGGGCACACCCTTCCTTGGCCTCCTCTTCTTCGTGGGGCTGGTGAATGCGCTGCAGGCGCGCAGCCCTGGCCACCTGCCCAAATGGCTGCAGACGTGGGACTTCCTCCCCGCCTGGATGCACTCACTGCAGCCCCTTGACCAGCTCATCACCCGGGCCACCCTCTGCTGCACCGACCGCTGCCGCAGTCCCGAGGGCTGGGAGGAACGCGAGGGCCCTCCCCGTGAcaaggccaggctggggctggacAACCCCGCGCTCTCCTACCCCGAGGAGGTGCCCGGCCCCGCCATCCGGGTGGGCTCCCCTCGCCCACCCCTGCACAGTGCCACCCGGCTCTAGCTGGCATCGTACACCTAGGCCACTGCTCCCTTGGCCACCCGGTTTCCACTGTCCCCGCTCAGCTGGTGTCTAATAAATGCCAAGCGCCCGCTCCCCCGGTGTGTGTCTcttctcctcctgtctcttcaAACCCTGTCGGAGCTGCAGCCGGAGCCACAGGTGCCAGACACCCACCATCTGCCCCCGTGTCCATACACCACCACTGCACAGCCCGGTCCTGTACGGGTGCCCAGTGCTGGGGATGCACCAAatgtgctgctggtgctgtgggGGCACTTGCTGACAATGCTGCAGCTAAACCCCGCACCTGCGGTTTGCAGCCAGCCTGTACCCACGTGCCGCAGGCAGCATCTTCTTCCACCTGCCTCATCCCTGGAGGGCTGAGCCTGCAGGTCCCGTGCTGCACCTCTCTGTGCCACGGCAGTGTGTCGCTGAGCTGGGCACAGCACAGGGCGGCTGGTGAAGTGCTGCAGTGCTGTCGGGCTGGGGCTCAGCAGGTTGTTGACTGGGCATGGTCAAGCAGTGTGTGCAGCCTGCCGGGTACCCCAACACCCATGGCAGGAGCCCACCTGCCACGGTGACCCTGGCAGGAGCCCTTTAAGTGTTGGTAATAACCGCTTCTCCCACTGCCCACAGATGCTTGGGCTCCTGCCAGCGATATCGgcccgtccctccctccctccttcccgccCGCCCTCCTCCCGGGCTGGGACCAGCGGAGCCAGCGGGGCTGCCGTGGGAGCCGCTCTGGGGCTCCCGGCACAGCCGCTGCCCCGCGTGCCTGGCTGGGTGGCCACCGGGCCAGGACGACCTCCGCCTTGTCGCCGGACCACGTCAGTACAGGAGCAGTGGTGGCCGGGACGCCCCTCCCGGGACTCAGCGATGCCGGCACTGCACCATGAGATGCGGCGGGGCCGGTGAGCGGGGCGCACGGCGGGGGGCAGCCCCATGGGGCTTCATCTGCCTGAGGGGCCGGGCCAGCATGGAGCCAGCCAGTGCCCTCCCCAACACCTCCGGTAATGACAGCGGTGCCGGCAGCGCCCCACACTCGCCTGCAGCCACGGGGCTCATCTTGCTGGCCGCGCTGGCTGTCCTGTTGGCCACACTGGTGGGCAACACGCTGGTGGTGGTGGCCATCTCCACCAGCCGGGCTCTGCGGGCTCCGCAGAACCTCTTCCTGGTGTCCCTGGCCTCAGCGGACATCCTGGTGGCCGTCCTCGTCCTGCCCTTCTCACTGGCCAACGAGGTGATGGGCTACTGGTATTTTGGTGGCCTGTGGTGCAGCCTGTACCTGGCGCTGGATGTGCTGCTCTGCACAGCCTCCATCGGGCACCTCTGCGCCATCAGCCTCGACCGCTACTGGGCTGTCACCCGAGCGGCCCGGCTCAACCTGCGCCGCAGCCCCGGGCGGGTGAAGGGGATGATCGGGGCCGTCTGGGCAGCGGCGGCCCTGGTGGCACTGCCACCACTCCTGTGGGCCCAGCCAGGGGACCGGGAGTGCCAGCTGAGCCAGGAGACCTGGTACGTGCTGGCCTCCTGTGCCGCCTCCTTTTTCGCCCCTTGCCTCGTCATGGCTGCTGTCTACTGCCGCATCTACCACCTGACTGCCCGGCGGACGGCGACCCTCCTCGCCGCCCGCACCCCACGCCCTGCTGGCACCAGCAAGAAGGGGCCGGGGGTCGGGATGTCGGGCTGGCGGCGCCGGAGCCAGCACCAGAGCGTGTCACTGTGCCGGCAGCGGCTGGTGCGGGCACGGGAGCGGCGTTTCACCGTTGTGCTGGCTGTGGTGATGGGGGCCTTCGTGCTGTGCTGGTTCCCCTTCTTCTTCACCTACAGCCTGGGGGCGGTCTGTGGGGAGGGCTGCCGTGTCTCCAAGCCCCTCTTCAGCTTCTTCTTCTGGATCGGCTACTGCAACAGCAGCCTCAACCCCCTCATCTACACCCTCTTCAACCGGGACTTCCGCGCCGCCTTCCGCCGGCTCCTCACCATCCCCCACCGGCACCGCACCTAGGGCGCAGCCGGGACGCTGGGGATGTGGCCCCTGGCCCCACTCCCtcctggcagcacccagccccaccacAGACCCCGGACTGCAGTGCTGGTGTGCATCTTGAGGTACTTTTGGAAATGCGGGGTTGAATAAAATGAGGCCAAAGCCTGTGCTCAGGGCTGGCGTCTGCCTCCTGGGAGCCCAGCAAGCAATACCTATCGCCGGCACTCGTTGTCACCCAGGTCACCCCACCTGTTCCCCTTGCAGCATGGGTGACCCGTTGGTGGTGACAACTCACCATGgcacctcctctgcctgcccgTGACCCCCAGCATCCTCTTGCACAGGGAATGGACCCCACGGCTGCTCCATGGGGGGACAAAACCCCCCATGTGACAGTGTCACCAGCACCAGGCTGAGCTGGCCATGCCACTGCAGCATCCCAGTCTGAGCCCTGTGTCTCTCTGCTGGGGCTGTCACCTCTGGCTGCCCATCAACATGTAGCTGTGCCACGCCATGGGGGCTCTGTGGGGGCACATACATACCCCACAGTGGGGTACaaggggtgtggggctggggtcGGACACCCCACATTCTGCTCAGAAGCTTCACCAGGATTTTGCtacaaaaaggaaaggaggaatgaCATGCCGGTGCCAGAAAGGCAGTCCTCCCTTGGGAGAGTGTGGGAGATGGGGCTGCGTGGGAACAAGCTGTGGCACAGCCTGAGGTGCGAGGGGCCACGGGGGCAACTGTAGGGTGAAGACCCAGGGGCAACCACATTCccccaggggcagcagccaccctgtgcctgccctgcccggctcCCCGCACTGCTCTGCACAGACACTCAGGGGTCAGGGGCTGCTCCACTTCTCCAGCTTTGCTGCTCAAAATAGAAAATCTCAAAACATCGGAC
This window contains:
- the SLC34A1 gene encoding sodium-dependent phosphate transport protein 2A isoform X2, coding for MPRGYPLTAGISGEEATLLEGRVDVACGHGAALSARSAPALHRLPGAHTCPFTVGAVPCPDHGFPCPGSPGRLAEGRERYELDVLPWQGPRLGLDELQKPELGCWARVQSICVSLLKVPLMFGFLYLFVCSLDVLSSAFQLAGGKVAGDIFKDNAILSNPVAGLVVGILVTVLVQSSSTSTSIIVSMVSSGLLEVRSAIPIIMGSNIGTSVTNTIVALMQAGDRSEFKRAFAGATVHDCFNWLSVLVLLPLEVVSGYLHHVTRLVVATFNIRSGKDAPDLLKIITEPFTKLIIQLDKSVITGIATGDESLRNRSLIRVWCGPAPPQTATVGLGPPLNCTVPSHCSTKGIESLHNVTRQKCEHLFTNTPLPDLAVGLVLLAGSLVVLCTCLILLVKLLNSLLKGQVAKAIQKVINTDLPHPLSWLTGYFAMVVGAGMTFVVQSSSVFTSAITPLIGLGVISIERAYPLTLGSNIGTTTTAILAALASPGDKLASSFQIALCHFFFNISGILLWYPLPFTRLPIRMAKALGERTAKYRWFAVLYLIVCFLLLPSLIFGISMAGWRALVGVGTPFLGLLFFVGLVNALQARSPGHLPKWLQTWDFLPAWMHSLQPLDQLITRATLCCTDRCRSPEGWEEREGPPRDKARLGLDNPALSYPEEVPGPAIRVGSPRPPLHSATRL
- the LOC141949682 gene encoding alpha-2Db adrenergic receptor-like translates to MRCGGAGERGARRGAAPWGFICLRGRASMEPASALPNTSGNDSGAGSAPHSPAATGLILLAALAVLLATLVGNTLVVVAISTSRALRAPQNLFLVSLASADILVAVLVLPFSLANEVMGYWYFGGLWCSLYLALDVLLCTASIGHLCAISLDRYWAVTRAARLNLRRSPGRVKGMIGAVWAAAALVALPPLLWAQPGDRECQLSQETWYVLASCAASFFAPCLVMAAVYCRIYHLTARRTATLLAARTPRPAGTSKKGPGVGMSGWRRRSQHQSVSLCRQRLVRARERRFTVVLAVVMGAFVLCWFPFFFTYSLGAVCGEGCRVSKPLFSFFFWIGYCNSSLNPLIYTLFNRDFRAAFRRLLTIPHRHRT
- the SLC34A1 gene encoding sodium-dependent phosphate transport protein 2A isoform X1; the encoded protein is MPRGYPLTAGISGEEATLLEGRVDVACGHGAALSARSAPASAGAMLPYQRESPALPRCPVRGGRVVHGPQFTYCPSPQALHRLPGAHTCPFTVGAVPCPDHGFPCPGSPGRLAEGRERYELDVLPWQGPRLGLDELQKPELGCWARVQSICVSLLKVPLMFGFLYLFVCSLDVLSSAFQLAGGKVAGDIFKDNAILSNPVAGLVVGILVTVLVQSSSTSTSIIVSMVSSGLLEVRSAIPIIMGSNIGTSVTNTIVALMQAGDRSEFKRAFAGATVHDCFNWLSVLVLLPLEVVSGYLHHVTRLVVATFNIRSGKDAPDLLKIITEPFTKLIIQLDKSVITGIATGDESLRNRSLIRVWCGPAPPQTATVGLGPPLNCTVPSHCSTKGIESLHNVTRQKCEHLFTNTPLPDLAVGLVLLAGSLVVLCTCLILLVKLLNSLLKGQVAKAIQKVINTDLPHPLSWLTGYFAMVVGAGMTFVVQSSSVFTSAITPLIGLGVISIERAYPLTLGSNIGTTTTAILAALASPGDKLASSFQIALCHFFFNISGILLWYPLPFTRLPIRMAKALGERTAKYRWFAVLYLIVCFLLLPSLIFGISMAGWRALVGVGTPFLGLLFFVGLVNALQARSPGHLPKWLQTWDFLPAWMHSLQPLDQLITRATLCCTDRCRSPEGWEEREGPPRDKARLGLDNPALSYPEEVPGPAIRVGSPRPPLHSATRL